One genomic segment of Coffea arabica cultivar ET-39 chromosome 6e, Coffea Arabica ET-39 HiFi, whole genome shotgun sequence includes these proteins:
- the LOC113695000 gene encoding uncharacterized protein, which translates to MSFTFTLWKAMLQRLSPRWPLLLYAATWTTILTIIVAVASFSPELAFVSAVNPTSSFSQACRLQRQQDQRQGGPTTVRVPVDVPGELFCLPAHFFKRSKMDLLVPPVFAAVVVATSAYVVKALALWEMEDPRD; encoded by the coding sequence ATGAGTTTTACTTTCACATTGTGGAAGGCAATGCTGCAAAGGCTTTCTCCGCGGTGGCCTCTACTGCTCTATGCCGCAACGTGGACCACAATCCTGACCATAATAGTGGCGGTGGCGTCCTTCTCCCCTGAGTTGGCTTTTGTTTCTGCGGTAAATCCCACTTCTTCCTTCTCTCAGGCCTGTCGACTTCAACGACAACAAGATCAAAGGCAAGGAGGGCCTACGACGGTTAGAGTTCCGGTCGACGTTCCCGGGGAACTTTTCTGCCTGCCGGCTCATTTTTTCAAAAGGTCTAAAATGGACTTGCTGGTCCCCCCGGTTTTCGCAGCGGTAGTTGTAGCTACCTCCGCTTACGTAGTTAAGGCTTTGGCTTTATGGGAGATGGAAGATCCCCGAGACTAG
- the LOC113695844 gene encoding UNC93-like protein 3 gives MAMDEETPLVVDHVNSSTQKNHTIVNYKRDVHILSWAFLLIFLAYGAAQNLESTINTEGDLGTISLGILYLSFTFFSVIASVVVGNLGSKNTLILGTTGYWLFIAANLKPTWYTMVPASLYLGFTASIIWVAQGTYLTSTARGHALDNDLPEGTVIGKFNGEFWGMFASHQFVGNLITLALLRGGKGGSTTSTTSLFIVFLCIMTIGTILMCFLSNRSATEKEEEQDSSVSFCYSVVSLFKAVLALLLDIRILLVIPLIAYSGFQQSFVWAAFTKHVVQPTLGERGVGGVMAVYGVFDAVCSLAAGQLTSGLSTITVIVLSGAFIQTIAFLLLFVHYSMLHGVVGLLYPFLIAALLGVGDGVLNTQLSAFLGIIFKHNLEGAFAQLKFWQSLSIAILFFMSPHIALHIIVVIILVILCFSVAAFLFLILKVERAFSFRTAA, from the exons ATGGCCATGGATGAGGAGACACCACTGGTGGTTGATCATGTCAACTCATCAACTCAAAAGAACCACACCATCGTCAATTACAAAAGAGATGTTCATATCCTCAGCTGGGCCTTCCTGTTGATCTTTTTGGCTTATGGAGCTGCTCAGAATTTGGAGAGCACCATTAATACT GAGGGAGATTTGGGGACCATTTCACTGGGGATATTGTACTTGTCATTTACATTCTTTTCGGTGATTGCTTCTGTGGTCGTTGGGAACCTTGGTTCCAAGAACACTCTGATTCTTGGTACCACTGGCTATTGGTTGTTCATAGCTGCCAATTTGAAGCCTACCTG GTATACTATGGTGCCAGCTTCATTGTACCTTGGATTTACTGCTTCAATAATATGGGTTGCACAG GGAACATACCTTACATCAACTGCACGCGGTCACGCATTGGATAATGACTTGCCTGAAGGAACTGTTATTGGTAAATTCAATGGCGAATTTTGGGGGATGTTTGCTAGCCATCAG TTTGTTGGGAATCTCATCACTCTTGCTTTGTTGAGAGGCGGAAAG GGAGGGAGTACCACTAGCACAACTTCACTGTTCATTGTATTTCTGTGTATCATGACCATAGGTACCATCCTTATGTGCTTCTTAAGTAACAGAAGTGCCACAGAGAAAGAGGAGGAACAAGACTCTTCGGTTAGTTTCTGTTATTCAGTGGTGTCCTTGTTTAAGGCTGTCCTGGCTCTTTTACTTGACATAAGAATTCTCTTAGTCATCCCTCTCATCGCGTACTCAGGCTTTCAACAATCATTTGTGTG GGCTGCATTCACAAAGCATGTGGTTCAACCTACATTGGGTGAGCGCGGTGTTGGTGGTGTGATGGCAGTCTATGGAGTCTTTGATGCAGTT TGTTCGCTTGCTGCTGGTCAACTTACATCTGGTCTTTCGACAATTACCGTAATAGTTCTTAGTGGGGCTTTCATTCAGACTATTGCATTCCTGTTGCTTTTTGTGCACTATAG CATGCTTCATGGAGTAGTTGGCCTTTTATATCCTTTCCTGATAGCTGCCTTGTTGGGTGTTGGTGATGGAGTTCTTAATACACAGCTCAGTGCATTTCTTGGGATTATTTTCAAGCATAATCTG GAAGGGGCATTTGCACAGCTTAAGTTCTGGCAGAGTCTATCAATTGCAATTCTGTTTTTCATGAGCCCCCACATTGCACTCCACATAATTGTAGTAATCATACTTGTCATACTCTGCTTCTCGGTGGCTGCGTTTCTCTTCCTTATACTCAAGGTAGAAAGAGCTTTTTCCTTCCGCACTGCTGCTTAA